The Chiloscyllium punctatum isolate Juve2018m chromosome 12, sChiPun1.3, whole genome shotgun sequence genome includes a region encoding these proteins:
- the LOC140483611 gene encoding glutathione peroxidase 2-like isoform X1 yields MADNGMTFYELSMELLNGEIFSFSNLIGKVVLIENVASLUGTTIRDYQQMNELQSRYGNQGFVILGFPCNQFGYQENIYNEEILNSLKYVRPGNGFEPNFYLSKKIEVNGEEENPVFTFLKKKLPEAYDDPDILMRDPKFIDWKPVRRSDIGWNFEKFLIGPNGEPYRRYSKNFLTIEIEDDIKFLLPKNE; encoded by the exons ATGGCAGATAATGGAATGACATTTTATGAATTATCTATGGAACTACTCAATGGTGAGATCTTTAGTTTCTCCAACCTCATAGGAAAGGTGGTGTTGATCGAAAATGTTGCATCCTTATGAGGCACAACTATCAGGGATTACCAACAGATGAATGAGCTCCAGAGTCGCTATGGCAACCAGGGGTTTGTAATTCTGGGTTTTCCTTGCAACCAATTTGGCTACCAG GAAAATATCTACAATGAGGAGATCCTTAATTCCTTGAAATATGTCCGTCCAGGCAATGGCTTTGAACCAAATTTCTATTTGTCCAAAAAGATTGAAGTAAATGGAGAGGAGGAGAATCCAGTCTTCACTTTTCTGAAGAAGAAGTTGCCTGAAGCTTATGATGATCCTGACATCTTAATGCGTGATCCAAAGTTTATAGATTGGAAGCCAGTCCGTCGCTCTGATATTGGCTGGAATTTTGAGAAATtccttattgggccaaatggtgaGCCATATAGACGATATAGCAAAAATTTTCTCACCATCGAGATTGAAGATGACATCAAATTTCTTCTTCCAAAGAATGAATGA
- the LOC140483611 gene encoding glutathione peroxidase 1-like isoform X2 — translation MNELQSRYGNQGFVILGFPCNQFGYQENIYNEEILNSLKYVRPGNGFEPNFYLSKKIEVNGEEENPVFTFLKKKLPEAYDDPDILMRDPKFIDWKPVRRSDIGWNFEKFLIGPNGEPYRRYSKNFLTIEIEDDIKFLLPKNE, via the exons ATGAATGAGCTCCAGAGTCGCTATGGCAACCAGGGGTTTGTAATTCTGGGTTTTCCTTGCAACCAATTTGGCTACCAG GAAAATATCTACAATGAGGAGATCCTTAATTCCTTGAAATATGTCCGTCCAGGCAATGGCTTTGAACCAAATTTCTATTTGTCCAAAAAGATTGAAGTAAATGGAGAGGAGGAGAATCCAGTCTTCACTTTTCTGAAGAAGAAGTTGCCTGAAGCTTATGATGATCCTGACATCTTAATGCGTGATCCAAAGTTTATAGATTGGAAGCCAGTCCGTCGCTCTGATATTGGCTGGAATTTTGAGAAATtccttattgggccaaatggtgaGCCATATAGACGATATAGCAAAAATTTTCTCACCATCGAGATTGAAGATGACATCAAATTTCTTCTTCCAAAGAATGAATGA